In one Nicotiana sylvestris chromosome 8, ASM39365v2, whole genome shotgun sequence genomic region, the following are encoded:
- the LOC138875006 gene encoding secreted RxLR effector protein 161-like, whose amino-acid sequence MEASMVIDTPIATATRLDMDETGSHVNQTMYRGIIESLLYLIASSPDIVFSDNFNLIGYADEDYAGYLVDRKNTSRMAHFLGSCLISWVTRKQNSVALSIAEAEYVAATS is encoded by the exons atggaagcatcaatggtgatagacactcccattgctacTGCCACTCGACTTGACATGGATGAAACAGGATCCCAtgtgaatcaaaccatgtatagaggcattattgagTCTCTCCTCTATCTCATAGCCAGCAGTCCTGATATTGTTTTCA GTGACAATTTTAATTTGATTGGGTATGCTGATGAAgattatgcaggttatcttgtggacaggaaaaaCACTTCTAGAATGGCTCACTTCTTAGGTTCATGCCTTATCTCTTGGgtcacaaggaagcaaaattcgGTGGCTCTTTCAATagctgaagctgaatatgtagcCGCAACATCCTGA